One window of the Nocardia huaxiensis genome contains the following:
- the gcvP gene encoding aminomethyl-transferring glycine dehydrogenase, with protein sequence MTRSFADRHIGPDPGELDRILKVVGVESLDELAAKAVPASILDAATGNGLAALPPALSEHEALAELAALAGSNTVATSMVGLGYYDTLTPPVLVRNLIENPAWYTAYTPYQPEISQGRLEALLNFQTMVSDLTGMEVANASMLDEATAAAEAMTLLQRANRGSKSQRLLIDTDLFPQTRTLLFTRAEPLGIEIVEADLSGGELPEGEFFGVIVQQPGASGKIVDWTPLIEAAHARKALVAVGADLLAMTMITPPGEQGADVCFGTTQRFGVPLGFGGPHAGYLAVRNAHARQLPGRLVGVSVDADGNTAYRLALQTREQHIRREKATSNICTAQVLLAIVAAMYASYHGADGLRNIARRVHGHAQWLAAGLGDAVVHQRFFDTVLVNVPGGAEAIVAKAKGAGINLRLVDADHVGIACDEATTDAHVVAILDCFGAEVPVGPEGALFHGRPRPHLEDRTSEFLTHPAFTRYRTETAMLRYLRALSDKDIALDRSMIPLGSCTMKLNAAAEMESITWPGFNRVHPYAPVEDAPGLIRLIEDLEGWLCAVTGYDRVSLQPNAGSQGEYAGLLAIRRYHLDRGDSHRDTCLIPSSAHGTNAASAAMVGMRVEVVKTRPNGDVDLDDLRAKIADHADRLACIMITYPSTHGVYEHEVAELCALVHDAGGQVYVDGANLNALVGLARPGKFGGDVSHLNLHKTFCIPHGGGGPGVGPVAVREHLAKYLPGDPLEAGSHAVSAAKYGSASILPITWSYIRMMGADGLRRATLTAIASANYIARRLDPHFPVLYTGDNGMVAHECILDLREITKRTGVTVDDVAKRLADYGFHAPTMSFPVAGTLMVEPTESENLEEIDAFIDAMIAIKGEIDQVEAGVWPVEDNPLRGAPHTAECLVGEWNHPYSRETAVYPRGLGSARAKVWPSVRRIDGAYGDRNLVCSCPPLDAYAE encoded by the coding sequence ATTACCCGTTCCTTCGCCGACCGCCATATCGGACCCGATCCGGGCGAACTCGACCGCATTCTGAAGGTCGTCGGCGTCGAATCGCTCGACGAACTCGCGGCCAAGGCCGTGCCCGCCAGCATTCTCGACGCGGCCACCGGCAATGGCCTCGCCGCACTGCCGCCCGCACTGTCCGAGCACGAGGCGCTGGCCGAGCTGGCCGCGCTGGCCGGTTCCAACACCGTGGCCACCAGCATGGTCGGGCTGGGCTACTACGACACCCTCACGCCGCCGGTGCTGGTGCGCAATCTCATCGAGAACCCGGCCTGGTACACCGCCTACACGCCCTACCAGCCCGAGATCAGCCAGGGCCGCCTCGAGGCGCTGCTCAACTTCCAGACCATGGTGTCGGACCTGACCGGCATGGAGGTCGCCAACGCGTCCATGCTCGACGAGGCCACCGCGGCCGCCGAGGCCATGACGCTGCTGCAGCGCGCCAATCGGGGCAGCAAGTCGCAGCGGCTGCTGATCGATACCGATTTGTTCCCGCAGACCCGGACGCTGCTGTTCACGCGCGCCGAGCCGCTCGGGATCGAGATCGTCGAGGCCGATCTGTCCGGTGGCGAACTGCCCGAGGGCGAGTTCTTCGGCGTGATCGTGCAGCAGCCCGGCGCTTCCGGCAAGATCGTCGACTGGACGCCGCTCATCGAAGCCGCCCATGCGCGTAAGGCTTTGGTCGCCGTGGGCGCGGATCTGCTTGCCATGACCATGATCACGCCGCCCGGTGAGCAGGGCGCGGACGTATGTTTCGGCACCACACAGCGATTCGGGGTGCCGCTCGGCTTCGGCGGCCCGCACGCCGGATATCTGGCCGTGCGCAACGCGCACGCGCGGCAGCTGCCCGGCCGTCTGGTCGGCGTCTCCGTGGACGCGGACGGCAATACCGCCTACCGCCTCGCGCTGCAGACCCGGGAACAGCACATTCGCCGGGAGAAGGCGACCTCGAACATTTGCACCGCGCAGGTGCTGCTGGCCATCGTGGCCGCCATGTACGCCTCCTACCACGGTGCGGACGGGCTGCGGAACATCGCGCGCCGGGTGCACGGGCACGCGCAGTGGCTGGCCGCCGGACTCGGCGATGCCGTTGTGCACCAGCGCTTCTTCGACACCGTGCTGGTGAACGTGCCCGGCGGGGCGGAGGCCATCGTGGCCAAGGCCAAGGGCGCGGGGATCAACCTGCGACTGGTCGACGCCGATCACGTCGGCATCGCCTGCGACGAGGCCACAACCGACGCGCACGTGGTCGCCATCCTGGACTGCTTCGGCGCGGAGGTGCCCGTCGGGCCCGAAGGCGCGCTGTTCCACGGCCGGCCGCGTCCGCACCTCGAGGATCGGACCTCGGAGTTCCTGACCCATCCGGCGTTCACCCGGTACCGCACCGAGACCGCCATGCTGCGCTACCTGCGTGCGCTGTCCGACAAGGACATCGCCCTGGACCGCAGCATGATTCCGCTCGGCTCCTGCACCATGAAGCTGAACGCGGCCGCGGAGATGGAATCCATCACCTGGCCCGGGTTCAACCGGGTGCACCCGTACGCGCCGGTCGAGGACGCGCCGGGGCTCATCCGCCTGATCGAGGACCTGGAAGGCTGGCTGTGCGCCGTCACCGGGTACGACCGGGTCTCCCTGCAGCCCAATGCCGGATCGCAGGGCGAGTACGCCGGACTGCTGGCCATCCGCCGCTACCACCTGGATCGTGGTGACTCGCACCGGGATACGTGCCTCATCCCGTCCTCCGCGCACGGCACCAATGCCGCCTCGGCCGCCATGGTCGGCATGCGCGTCGAGGTCGTGAAGACCCGCCCCAACGGCGACGTCGACCTGGACGACCTGCGCGCCAAGATCGCCGACCACGCCGACCGGCTGGCCTGCATCATGATCACCTACCCGTCCACGCACGGCGTGTACGAGCACGAGGTCGCCGAACTCTGCGCCCTGGTGCACGACGCCGGCGGTCAGGTGTACGTGGACGGCGCCAACCTGAATGCCCTTGTCGGCCTGGCCCGTCCGGGCAAGTTCGGCGGCGACGTCAGCCACCTGAACCTGCACAAGACCTTCTGCATTCCGCACGGCGGCGGTGGCCCCGGCGTCGGCCCGGTGGCCGTCCGCGAACACTTGGCAAAGTACCTGCCGGGCGATCCCCTGGAGGCGGGCTCGCACGCCGTCTCGGCCGCCAAGTACGGCTCCGCGTCCATCCTCCCCATCACGTGGTCCTACATCCGCATGATGGGCGCCGACGGCCTGCGCCGCGCCACCCTCACCGCCATCGCCTCGGCCAATTACATTGCCCGACGCCTGGATCCGCACTTCCCCGTGCTCTACACCGGCGACAACGGCATGGTCGCGCACGAGTGCATCCTCGACCTGCGCGAGATCACCAAGCGCACCGGCGTCACCGTCGACGATGTGGCCAAGCGCCTGGCCGACTACGGCTTCCACGCCCCCACCATGAGCTTCCCGGTCGCGGGCACCCTCATGGTCGAGCCGACCGAATCCGAAAACCTCGAAGAGATCGACGCTTTCATCGACGCGATGATCGCCATCAAGGGTGAGATCGACCAGGTCGAAGCCGGCGTCTGGCCCGTCGAGGACAACCCGCTGCGCGGTGCCCCGCACACCGCCGAATGCCTGGTCGGCGAGTGGAACCACCCGTACTCCCGCGAAACCGCCGTCTACCCGCGGGGTTTGGGTTCGGCCCGCGCCAAGGTGTGGCCGTCCGTCCGCCGCATCGACGGCGCGTACGGCGACCGCAACCTGGTCTGCTCCTGCCCGCCGCTGGACGCCTACGCCGAGTAG